In the genome of bacterium, the window CTCGGTTCGAACAGAGTGGCGAACTCGAGAGCGTCGGATTGCGGCAGCTCGGAAGGCAACAGGCTCTGCTGCAGGTCCCGGGCGATTTTGAGCTCCTTCTCCAGAATCTCCTGCTGGGCCGCGGTGGCGACCAGCTGCTCCAGGTTCTCGGCCATCTGGTTGAAGGATTTCTGAAGCTCGCCGACCTGGTCGTTGCGTCGCACCGGTATCCGAGCCGAGAAATCGCCGGCCCGAACGGCGTCGGTAGCCACGCTCAGGCGGTTGACCGCTCGGCTCAGGGTAAAGATCATGAACAGCGCCATCACGAGCGCTGCGGCGTAGATTGCCGCCAGCAGGCTGGCCAGTGAGATGAGTCCGGCCCAGGCCGCCGTGTCGACTTCCGCCGAGCTCGACAGGAGATAGCGCGTGACTCCGCGGGTCGTGCCATTGAGGGTGGCGGTAACGTACTCGGCGACCACCTGGCCGTCGTCGAGCGAGAGCAGGTCTCTCGAGACCTCGTTCCACCATAGCCAGGGTTTGTCGACGAAGCCCTGGCTCGGCTGCTGGCCGGCGAAGT includes:
- a CDS encoding HAMP domain-containing protein, which gives rise to WVKLYRSDDPRKGSRTRISFGGKEYSLQPVTLARGSKERAEYFAGQQPSQGFVDKPWLWWNEVSRDLLSLDDGQVVAEYVTATLNGTTRGVTRYLLSSSAEVDTAAWAGLISLASLLAAIYAAALVMALFMIFTLSRAVNRLSVATDAVRAGDFSARIPVRRNDQVGELQKSFNQMAENLEQLVATAAQQEILEKELKIARDLQQSLLPSELPQSDALEFATLFEP